CTTTCCAGTCTCCCCAGGAGAATGCCAAATACCAGACAGTCCTGGCCCTGGCCCTCTGCTCTTCACCAGTGTCTgacccctctcccccttctcttaCCTCCAGGACAGGCCAGGAGGGCAGTGTGGCCAGAAGGATTCTTAAGTAACTGACCCAGTCCTTAGCCCACCCCTGGGGTACCAAGACATGGGTAGGGATTAGAGGCAAGAGTGGAGAGTCAGATCATCCAGGAACCACATCTGGACCTTCAGAAGGTGGGAGTCACAAGGTGGGGACACCGGGGAGGCTGATGTGGTTCCCTGGGTGTGGCCATGGAGAAGATGGGGTGGGGCTTCTAGAACAAACCAGCTATATTCTTAGGTCTGTTTCCTGGGGATGTGCCTGAGGTGGGGGCAAGGGGCCAGCTCCAGAGGAGCAGGCAGTGTGCTGCCTATTGCCGAGGTGTGGCTTCATCTCCGTGAGAGGCTGGAATGAGGAGCCGTGATGGTACCAGCTTGTTTATGTCAATAGATGTCATGACAGAGgtcttttgtttgtatattttatggTAGTTTCTCTTGACCTGCTCTGTCAGCTGGGTCTTCCTGATTCTGAACCCAGAATCTGCCCTGACTCCTTATGTAGGAGGTCCAGGGCTTGGGTGAAACATGTCTGTCATTGGAAGCCTCTCGAGCCCCCTCCTCAACCACCAGGCCTCCTCTGAATGATGCGGTCAGGCTGCCAGAcacaggagccccatgtgggccctGTTGTCAGGTCAGGAGGTCAGAGGGTGTTGTCATTTGTACCACAAAGGAAACTGCCTCCCTGTGATCACTCAGAGATTGGCCAGAGAACTTGGAGCAAATGAGGAccagagagggtgagagaagtACCTGGGAGCCACACAGAGGGGCTGTCATGGCTGGCACTCCAAGTCTTTGGTTTCTGGATGCAGCGCTCTGGGCGCTCCTGCTGTGATGTGGCCTTCTCCCAGAAAAGCTGCTGCTGGCCCTTTAGATGCTGTGCCAGCCTGAGTGGGGCCCAGACTCCGTTTCTGCCCCCCTGACCTACCACCTTCTTAGTCACTGCACTTGCACCACGGACACGTCTGTCTGCCAGGTTCTCCACTCACTTCTGCTCTTGTCCTTCCACAGGAAGACAACATGGCCTTCGGGAAGCCTGCCAAGTAAGTGATGAGCACCTGTGTGAGAAGCCCTAGGGCCGGGCCTTCTGGGATGCGGCGGGAATCAGCACCCTGAGGATGGGATGAGGGCCGGGAGAGCCAGGGAGCACCAGAGCATAGCACCCATGCCAAGCATCTGCCCCAGTCCTGGCTGCCTTTTTACCCACAGACCATCTAGACTTTGCCTCAGCTCTGTGAGGTTGTATGCAGCTCCTTTGGAAggataaggaaagagaaagggctgGTCATGATCacacaggaagtggcagagctgagactcACACCTAGATGTCTCATTCCAAAATCTAGATTTTTCTGCCCCTTGGGAGTGAACAAGCCATTTAAGATGTAAAGGAGGCACTGCTTGGAACTCAGCTGGAAAGTTCTGGTTAGAATAAAAGTAGTCAGACCCTCTGGGAGCTATTGCTATGTTTGGGTATTTGGAATCtttggtctgtctccctccctctctctctcccttccttcctttttctttctttctttttttaaagtaatctctatacccagtatggggcttgaactcacaacccccaagatcaaaagtctcaTGCTCtgttaactgagccatccaggcacccctttatttcttctgtcttggggGCCCACTCAGCTGTGGGCCTGGTGACAAGGTCTTAGTCATTGGTATGCTGAGAACAGCCCCTGTGGTCTGAGGCTGCCCCAGCCAAGTCAGGCCCCAGGGAGGAGGTGGTACCCGCACAGCGAAACAGCCTGCACTGGTTCCCCGCCCGCTGCTGACTTCCACAGGCAGGCGGAGATGTTGGCCGTGGACCTCTGGGCTGGATGTCTGTGCCAGGCTGCTTTTCGGGGTCCGTTTTCTGGGCACCCATTTCCAGACAGGAACCCCTGTGCAGCCCCATATCCAAGCCGTTCCCCACGGAGCAGCCAGAGGGCGCCCTGCCCTCCCAGCATTCCCTTCTGGAACCCCGCTGGGCGCTCCGTGGTTAGCACAGCTCGCACCTAGCTTGAGATCAGTGAGCTTTTAGCCGAACGGGCTCTTCTCCTGCTCACCCCAGTCTCCCATGTGGGAGGGGGGGCAGAGAACTTGTGCTATGGATAAACTCTGGGTGACATTCAAGTCCCCCAGCACATGGCCCAGCCTGCACCTTCCTCTGACTCCTCCAGCAGTGCCCACTCataaccacccccccaccccactcccgtATGAACCGCTAAGTCTGTGACTCTCCCTCTGTGCGTGCTCCGCCCTCTGCTGGGCACAGGTAACCACTGTTCCTTCACACGCGATGCAGATGTCACCCCAGAAGCCTCTCACAACCCCCCAAATGAGTTAGTCCCCGCCTTCCCCAGCATCCACATGGCACTGTGTGACAGGTGCCCACTGTGTGCCTCTTGCCCTGGGCTTTTCTCACCCCTGCAGCCTCCGCCCCTTCTCTGGACCCTGCACAGAGCAGGCGTCCGGAACATTtgagaggctgagtgatgttAAGAGAGGAGAGCCAGTGCTCAGgcccccctctctcctcccaggtACTGGAAGCTGGACCCTGCTCAGGTGTACGCTAGCGGGCCCAATGCGTGGGACACAGCCGTGCACGACGCCTCCGAGGAGTACAAGCACCGCATGGTAGGTGGGCCACTCGCCATAGCAGGACCCAGGGTGGAAGGTCCCCCACTGCCCAGCCTGACCCAGCCCTTCCCACGTCTCTAGCACAGTCTCTGCTGTGACAACTGCCACTCACATGTGGCGTTGGCCTTGAACCTGATGCGCTATAACAACAGCACCAACTGGAACATGGTGACACTctgcttcttctgcctgctgTACGGGAAGTACGTCAGGTAAGCCGTCCAGCCATTGCTTACCCCTGGGGCCGTGGTCTCCCGAGGATCCCGTCAGGGCCCTTTGTGGAGTTCTGCAGCCAACAGGGCCAAAACAGATGCTGGTTGGAGCCATGAAGGTTCTAGAGTAACTAGCTGAGTTCCTGGTGGAGAGGAAGGTGACTGTGCTGAAATCCAGCTCCACCTGGGTCCAACCCCAGACCCATGTGATCTCAGCcacctgccttgcctctctgagCGCAGCTGCTCTTGGCAAAATGGAGCTGATGGTTGTGGCCCCTCGAGAGGCTGTGAGCCCTCAGAGCCCCGTGCACAGGTCAGGCGAACATGGAGACCCTCGCAGGAAGGGCTGGTAACTGACCCCACGGGATTCCCTTCCTACTCTTCCTCATCAGAGGCAGGGTTCTGGGCAGGTGGCCTCCGTGGTGGCCGGGGAGGACCTTTGAAGCCACAGCCTCAACCTGTAAGGTCAAAGgcatttttccagttttcaggTAAGGGGACTCAGAGAGCTTGACTGATGCACCCACCTGGGCGCCAGCATGGGCCTGGTCCCCCCCTCCTCGGCCACCTCTCCAGCCCTCCCGCTAGCCACATGCATCATTAAGAGCTTCTGAAAAAGAGACTCttaggggtcttttttttttttttttttttaattccgaAAGTCCTTTAGCGGTCCCCAGAGAAGACTGTAACCGCAGTCACACAGACATTGAGGCAGAGCCCTGACTCCCAGCCCCTCCGCTCCAGCCACAGCACTGTGCTGACTCCCGCCCACCCCTCGCTTCCCAGAGGGCCTCATTAGAGGGCTTCCACACCGAGACTCAAGACCTCCCCAGAGAGAGCTCATTGTGGAGGGAGcggtgaggcccagagagggggtgGGTGCGTCTCTCGTGCTGGCCCAGTGTGATGTCAGATGTCTGCCAGAAACCTGGAACAGCCCCTGCCCGGGACTGGAACCCGTGACTCTGCATCGTCGGTATCAAGCCAGGCTGGGCCTGTTCCCTTGACTGACCAAGTCTGGGGGTGAGGGAGTGGTTCCAGGAGCTTCCTTAGCAGCAGCAGCCCCATCTGGGCCGGTGGGCGGACAGGGCTCTATGAAACACACCCCACTCCTCGGACCCTTCCCATTCGGACTCCCGTCTCTCCTCCCTGTCAGCGTGGGGGCCTTCGTGAAGACCTGGCTGCCGTTCGTCCTCCTCCTGGGCATCATCCTAACTGTCAGCCTCGTCTTCAATCTTCGGTGATGGCTGCCGCCTGGCCCTGAGTCCACCAGGTTCCTGAGGAGGCAGTCGCCACCCCTTTTGgttccagattttttcttctcACCCCAAAAGGCAGGGATGGGTTTGCTTGTTTTGACCCAGTGGTCTGGGCCAGATGGACTGAACAATGGCTGAAGATGAACATGGGGCGGGGGATGTTTGCTTGTTGTATCTCACTGGTCACTGAGAAGctccctgtcccctccttccCAGACTTGTGACCCCCGCCCTTGAGGTACCCCCTTTGGTCACCTGTTGGAAAGGCCTTAGCTTGCCTCTGTAGAGCTACTCCTGCCACTGCCCATtgggctccctctgcctcagcccagTGCCCGGTGGGGAAGCACGTTTGGACCACCGGACAAGGCCACACAGGGGCCAGAGCTGGATTTGGAGCGCAGCCGCCTGCCAGGGCTCTGGTCCCAGGGTGGGTGGAGTACACTGAGAAGTTTCCATAAGCTAAGCTGCCCTGGGACCTTCACCACTAGTCTCTAGAATGGTCTAATAGGACTGGGTGGGCCCCCAGTCAGATGTCTACCAGAAGCTGCACTAGGGGCAGTTCGTGCCCCATCTCCTGGTGTCCTCCAGCCCCTGCagaccctgcttcctcttctccctgggCTTCCCAGCACGTGAGTCCATCTCCCCCTGCAGTTGGGGGTCGGGGCTCCCCCAGCCAGCCCAGGGAGATGAGTGATGCTGACATGCCCTGAGTGACCCTCTGTAGACCAGAGCAATGTAAACGGAGCTTGG
This Neovison vison isolate M4711 chromosome 2, ASM_NN_V1, whole genome shotgun sequence DNA region includes the following protein-coding sequences:
- the TMEM222 gene encoding transmembrane protein 222 produces the protein MAEAEGSSPLLLPPPPPPPGMAEVEVPTAAETDKKPFSGSGGSTMDVDRSRFPYCVVWTPIPVLTWFFPIIGHMGICTSTGVIRDFAGPYFVSEDNMAFGKPAKYWKLDPAQVYASGPNAWDTAVHDASEEYKHRMHSLCCDNCHSHVALALNLMRYNNSTNWNMVTLCFFCLLYGKYVSVGAFVKTWLPFVLLLGIILTVSLVFNLR